One region of Polyodon spathula isolate WHYD16114869_AA chromosome 25, ASM1765450v1, whole genome shotgun sequence genomic DNA includes:
- the LOC121299785 gene encoding neurofascin-like produces the protein MYMHKNRKHIEETQTTQTKRRWRKDTAGDINEGNCSNLIRTLSAHHPEFLIRGEWPAAVNPASWQRRGVCVGPIVGKMLVRGRELSLGGVALLLWLCCGVGGIEVPLDLKQPPTITKQSVKHYIVDPRDNIIIECEAKGNPIPSFSWTRNGKVFNVAKDPRVSMRHRSGTLEIGFRSGGRPEEYEGEYQCFARNEYGTALSSKILLRVSKSPLWPKENLEPREVTEGSPIILPCNPPPGLPPPLIFWMNSAMMPIVQDKRVSMGLNGDLYFSNVVAMDAMTDYSCNARFQFTHTIQQKNPFSLKVITTRGVPETAPAFLSPTGTASSKTVLRGEDLLLECIASGVPTPDIKWFKRGGELPALKTKLENFNKTLRISGVSEEDSGEYFCLANNKMGGTRHIVSVTVQAAPYWLNKPTNLVLAPEEDGRLVCRANGNPKPTIQWLVNGEAIENASPNPSRKVSGDTIVFRSVQIGGSAVYQCIASNKHGYLLANAFVNVLDMPPRMLAPWNQLIKVIENNRTLLDCPYFGSPLPTLRWFKNGQGSNLDGGQYRVYDNGTLEIKRARKEDQGTYTCVATNILGKAENQVRLEVKEPTRIIRGPEDLMAKQGTPARFDCRIKHDPTMRPTVIWLKDDKALTLGWRVKKDEESMTIRNVNENDEGLYTCVVSTELDEDSATARLTVLEFLVQYEEDRWERGKWHNLSSYPGNLNSVILQLSPYVNYQFRVLAINEIGASNPSQPSERYQTSGAPPELIPQGIRGKGSRKTNMEITWEMIPGMDQNGPNFRYVVWWRRRDSREEWKNITTTYLKYVVTDTDTYIPYEIRVQAQNDFGLGPEGPVVIGYSGEDYPRSAPSNLRVRPSATKAVVYWTHVSAESVQGELKEYKSSIWVDFEMKTCTRVEWGLSVSRVKKWTSFTSWTSRPSGVVSGLFPYSNYKLYMVAVNGRGEGPPSVTVDFQTPEGVPAVPKYLRIQQRNVDAIYLDWDHPVEPNGIITGYLLKYQTVNGSRTGKMITENLSANTTSYTLRRSDRYTRYKFYLSARTQVGSGEVYIEESPDFANEAYTKDHVDIATQGWFIGLMCAIALLVLILLIVCFIKRSRGGKYPVRDKKDLPLDPMEHKDQDGSFDYRSLERLNRVTTLPYIKRDEDNKPLQGSQTSLEGTIKQQESDDSLVDYGEGGDGQFNEDGSFIGQYTVKKDKEETEGNESSEATSPVNAIYSLA, from the exons GTGACATTAACGAAGGAAACTGTTCAAACCTTATCAGGACTTTATCTGCACATCACCCTGAATTTTtg ATCCGAGGGGAGTGGCCGGCAGCAGTCAATCCAGCCAGTTGGCAACGAAGAGGGGTGTGCGTTGGTCCAATCGTGGGGAAGATGTTGGTTAGGGGACGGGAGCTCTCTCTGGGGGGTGTGGCTCTCCTGCTGTGGCTTTGCTGTGGGGTGGGCGGGATTGAAGTACCGCTGGACC TTAAACAGCCTCCGACCATCACGAAGCAGTCAGTGAAGCACTACATCGTGGACCCCAGAGACAATATCATTATCGAGTGTGAAGCCAAGGGGAACCCCATACCCAG tTTCTCGTGGACGCGGAATGGGAAGGTCTTCAATGTGGCGAAGGACCCGCGGGTCTCGATGCGGCACCGCTCCGGCACGCTGGAGATCGGCTTCCGCAGCGGGGGCCGGCCGGAGGAGTACGAGGGGGAGTACCAGTGCTTCGCCCGGAACGAGTACGGCACTGCGCTGTCCAGCAAGATCCTGCTGCGGGTCTCCA agtcTCCTCTGTGGCCCAAAGAGAATCTGGAGCCTCGGGAAGTGACTGAGGGCTCTCCCATCATCCTGCCCTGCAACCCTCCCCCTGGACTGCCTCCCCCCCTCATCTTCTGGATGAACAGTG CTATGATGCCAATCGTTCAGGACAAGCGTGTCTCCATGGGGCTGAACGGGGATCTCTACTTCTCCAACGTGGTGGCCATGGACGCGATGACAGACTACAGCTGCAACGCCCGCTTTCAATTCACACACACGATCCAGCAGAAGAACCCTTTCTCCCTCAAAGTGATCACCA CTCGCGGAGTTCCAGAGACCGCGCCTGCCTTTCTCTCTCCCACGGGAACAGCGAGCTCCAAGACGGTCCTGCGCGGAGAGGATTTGCTTCTGGAGTGCATCGCCTCGGGAGT GCCCACCCCCGACATCAAGTGGTTTAAGAGGGGGGGGGAACTCCCCGCCCTGAAGACGAAGCTCGAGAACTTCAACAAGACGCTACGCATCAGCGGGGTATCGGAGGAGGACTCGGGGGAGTACTTCTGTCTCGCCAACAACAAGATGGGGGGGACCCGCCACATAGTGTCTGTGACAGTGCAAG CTGCCCCCTACTGGCTGAATAAGCCCACTAACCTGGTTCTGGCCCCTGAAGAAGATGGGAGGCTGGTGTGTCGAGCCAATGGGAACCCCAAACCCACCATCCAGTGGCTGGTCAACGGAGAGGCCATAGAGA ATGCCTCCCCAAACCCGAGCCGCAAGGTTTCCGGTGATACCATCGTCTTCCGTTCGGTGCAGATAGGCGGCAGCGCTGTGTACCAGTGCATCGCCTCCAACAAGCACGGCTACTTGCTGGCTAACGCCTTTGTTAATGTACTGG ACATGCCACCACGTATGCTGGCCCCGTGGAACCAGCTTATCAAGGTGATCGAGAACAACCGTACCCTCCTCGACTGCCCCTACTTTGGCTCTCCACTGCCCACGCTGCGCTG GTTTAAGAACGGACAGGGCAGTAACCTGGACGGGGGGCAGTACCGCGTCTACGACAACGGGACTCTGGAGATCAAGCGTGCTCGCAAGGAGGACCAGGGCACCTACACCTGCGTGGCGACAAACATCCTGGGCAAGGCCGAGAACCAGGTCCGCCTCGAGGTCAAAG AGCCCACTCGGATCATCCGAGGCCCGGAGGACCTGATGGCGAAGCAGGGCACGCCGGCCCGGTTCGACTGCCGCATCAAGCACGACCCAACCATGCGCCCCACCGTCATCTGGCTCAAAGACGACAAAGCGCTGACCTTGGGCTGGAG GGTGAAGAAAGACGAGGAATCGATGACCATCAGAAATGTGAATGAGAACGACGAGGGGCTTTACACTTGTGTGGTGAGCACTGAGCTGGATGAAGACTCTGCCACAGCGCGCCTCACTGTCTTGG AGTTCCTCGTTCAGTATGAAGAGGACCGATGGGAGAGAGGGAAGTGGCACAATCTATCCAGTTACCCCGGCAACCTCAACTCCGTCATCCTGCAGCTGTCTCCCTACGTCAACTACCAGTTCCGCGTCCTGGCTATCAATGAGATCGGAGCCAGCAACCCCAGCCAGCCGTCCGAGCGCTACCAGACCAGCGGGGCCC cTCCAGAGTTAATTCCCCAGGGCATTCGCGGTAAGGGTTCGAGGAAGACGAACATGGAGATCACCTGGGAG ATGATTCCGGGGATGGATCAAAACGGACCTAACTTTCGCTACGTGGTGTGGTGGCGGCGGAGGGACTCCCGTGAGGAGTGGAAGAACATCACGACCACGTACCTGAAGTACGTCGTGACCGACACCGACACCTACATCCCCTATGAGATCAGAGTGCAGGCTCAGAACGACTTCGGGCTGGGCCCTGAGGGCCCCGTAGTGATCGGCTACTCGGGGGAGGACT ACCCCAGATCAGCCCCCAGCAACTTACGGGTCAGGCCATCCGCCACCAAAGCCGTGGTGTACTGGACCCATGTCTCAGCAGAGAGCGTGCAAGGGGAGCTGAAGGAATACAAG TCCAGCATATGGGTTGATTTCGAAATGAAGACCTGTACTCGGGTCGAGTGGGGTCTCAGTGTGTCTCGGGTGAAGAAATGGACCAGCTTTACTTCGTGGACGTCCAGGCCCTCAGGTGTGGTGTCCGGTCTCTTCCCCTACAGCAACTACAAGCTGTATATGGTGGCTGTAAACGGCAGGGGGGAGGGGCCTCCCTCCGTCACAGTGGACTTCCAGACCCCCGAGGGAG TGCCTGCTGTCCCAAAATACTTACGAATTCAGCAGAGGAACGTGGACGCCATATACCTGGACTGGGACCACCCAGTGGAGCCTAACGGCATCATCACAGGATACCTCCTCAAGTACCAGACTG TGAATGGGTCTCGGACTGGCAAGATGATAACAGAGAACCTCTCTGCCAACACCACCAGTTACACGCTGCGACGAAGTGACCGCTACACGCGATACAAGTTTTATCTGAGCGCCCGGACGCAAGTGGGTTCAGGAGAGGTGTACATCGAGGAGTCTCCCGACTTCGCCAACGAAG CGTACACCAAGGACCACGTGGACATCGCCACCCAGGGCTGGTTCATCGGGCTGATGTGCGCCATCGCTCTGCTGGTGCTGATCCTCCTCATCGTCTGCTTCATAAAGAGGAGCCGCGGAGGCAAGTATCCAG TGCGGGACAAAAAGGACCTTCCTTTAGATCCCATGGAGCATAAGGACCAGGATGGGTCTTTCGATTACCG GTCTCTTGAAAG GTTAAACCGTGTTACCACACTTCCGTATATTAAACG cgaTGAGGATAACAAGCCCCTGCAGGGCAGCCAGACCTCTCTGGAAGGGACTATCAAACAGCAGGAGAGTGATGACAGCCTGGTGGACTACGGAGAAGGGGGGGATGGCCAGTTCAATGAGGACGGCTCCTTCATCGGCCAGTACACCGTCAAGAAGGACAAGGAGGAAACTGAGGGCAACGAGAGCTCCGAGGCCACGTCTCCTGTCAATGCCATCTACTCGCTGGCGTAA